One Epidermidibacterium keratini DNA segment encodes these proteins:
- a CDS encoding hydantoinase/oxoprolinase family protein, with protein MRIGVDIGGTFTDLCVIGPDGILAVGKTLTTPDEPARAVEEVIAQTLERIDIPARDITGFVHGTTLVTNALIERRGSATALLATQGFRDVLEMAREHRYELHDLMVELPKPLVPRHLRFGVTERTLAGGQIEQPLDTDEVRSLARELTEHGIEAIAIAFLHSFSNDANEQAAREVIEQEAPGIRIALSSKVAPEIREYERTSTTVANVYVQDITERYLADLGERSARLGIPREPHIMLSNGGLATLQTAARFPIRMLESGPAGGALAAAWYGARAGWDDVLAFDMGGTTAKLCMVEGGVPLVNHEFEVDRVYRLSPGSGLPVKVPVIDMIEIGVGGGSIARIDALGLLSVGPRSAGSKPGPACYGLGGTEPTVTDADLVLGYLDPDYFLGGQMALDVSAARTAIEAKIATPLGISVEEAAWGIHSMVNGDMANAARVHAVERGKDPAGLPLFTFGGAGPVHGVGVATALGAAQMIAPPAAGVMSAVGFLTAPVAFDFARSARARLDDVDVAEFQRMFAQMEAEGRDLLTESGVEGSDIEHTRSADLRFEGQGFEVRVPVPDDVTDRWPQSLLEAHHAAYTQLYGAQIPDVPVEVITWRVVSSGPQPEVNLALDDSSSDPTTEPRAHRDVYLPESGFARTPVYERYALPIGANVEGPAIIEERESTIVVTPGATAAVADDYSVVVDLTKEPAHG; from the coding sequence ATCCGCATCGGCGTCGATATCGGCGGCACCTTCACCGACCTCTGCGTGATCGGCCCGGACGGGATCCTCGCCGTCGGTAAGACCCTCACCACGCCCGACGAGCCGGCCCGGGCCGTCGAGGAGGTCATCGCGCAGACGCTGGAACGGATCGATATCCCAGCGCGCGACATCACCGGCTTCGTGCACGGGACCACCCTGGTGACCAACGCACTGATCGAACGCCGCGGGTCTGCGACCGCATTGCTTGCCACACAAGGATTCCGGGACGTCTTGGAGATGGCGCGCGAGCACCGTTACGAGCTGCATGACCTCATGGTTGAGCTGCCGAAACCGCTCGTGCCACGGCATCTGCGCTTCGGTGTCACCGAGCGAACCCTTGCCGGTGGGCAGATCGAGCAGCCCCTCGACACCGACGAGGTTCGCTCGCTTGCCCGCGAGCTCACCGAGCACGGCATCGAGGCGATCGCGATCGCCTTCCTGCACAGCTTCTCTAACGACGCCAACGAACAGGCTGCACGAGAGGTCATCGAGCAGGAGGCACCGGGCATCCGAATCGCACTGTCTTCTAAGGTCGCGCCCGAGATCCGCGAATACGAGCGCACCTCCACGACGGTGGCAAACGTCTACGTCCAGGACATCACCGAGCGTTACCTCGCCGACCTCGGCGAGCGATCCGCTCGGCTCGGTATTCCGCGCGAACCGCACATCATGCTCTCCAACGGCGGACTGGCCACGCTGCAGACAGCAGCCCGGTTTCCCATCCGGATGCTGGAGTCCGGTCCGGCCGGCGGGGCGCTCGCCGCTGCCTGGTACGGCGCACGTGCCGGGTGGGACGACGTACTCGCCTTCGACATGGGTGGTACGACGGCAAAGTTGTGCATGGTCGAAGGCGGCGTACCTCTGGTCAATCACGAGTTCGAGGTCGACCGCGTCTACCGGCTCAGCCCAGGATCGGGACTGCCGGTCAAGGTGCCGGTGATCGACATGATCGAGATCGGAGTCGGCGGCGGCTCGATCGCGCGCATCGACGCGCTGGGCCTGCTGTCGGTCGGGCCACGCTCGGCAGGCTCGAAGCCGGGACCGGCATGCTACGGCCTCGGGGGCACCGAACCCACCGTCACCGACGCCGATCTCGTGCTCGGCTACCTCGACCCGGACTACTTCCTCGGCGGGCAGATGGCACTCGATGTGAGCGCCGCGCGGACCGCGATCGAGGCGAAGATCGCTACCCCGCTGGGAATCTCAGTAGAAGAGGCGGCCTGGGGTATCCATTCCATGGTCAACGGCGACATGGCGAACGCCGCGCGTGTGCACGCGGTAGAACGCGGAAAAGACCCTGCGGGACTTCCGCTTTTTACCTTCGGTGGTGCCGGGCCGGTGCACGGCGTCGGCGTCGCAACCGCACTTGGCGCGGCCCAGATGATCGCCCCGCCGGCAGCGGGAGTGATGAGTGCGGTCGGGTTCCTCACCGCTCCGGTCGCCTTCGACTTCGCGCGCTCAGCCCGAGCGCGGCTTGACGATGTCGACGTCGCCGAGTTCCAGCGGATGTTCGCCCAGATGGAAGCCGAGGGGCGCGACCTGCTGACGGAGTCCGGCGTCGAGGGGTCCGACATTGAGCACACGAGATCTGCCGACCTGCGCTTCGAGGGACAGGGCTTCGAGGTCCGCGTGCCGGTCCCCGACGACGTGACCGACCGGTGGCCACAGTCGCTGCTAGAAGCCCACCATGCGGCGTACACGCAGCTCTATGGCGCGCAGATCCCCGACGTACCAGTAGAAGTCATCACCTGGCGGGTCGTCAGCAGTGGACCACAGCCCGAGGTCAACCTCGCACTTGACGACTCCTCGAGTGATCCCACCACCGAGCCACGGGCTCACCGCGACGTCTACCTACCGGAGAGTGGCTTCGCCCGCACGCCGGTGTATGAGCGATACGCGCTGCCGATCGGCGCGAACGTCGAGGGTCCCGCGATCATCGAGGAGCGAGAGTCGACCATCGTGGTGACACCAGGGGCGACCGCGGCCGTCGCCGACGACTACTCGGTCGTCGTCGACCTCACGAAGGAGCCCGCCCATGGCTGA
- a CDS encoding hydantoinase B/oxoprolinase family protein has product MAERSPQDTVVVGIVGSRLRSILNEQQAALINTAFSPVVRESFDLACAVFDSRGEMIGQSDGGTPGHINAMATGMHHIVAKYDGHQLRPGDVVITNDPWMTSGQINDITIATPVFQREQMIGWFASCCHSPDIGGRVLSAQATEVFEEGLRLPIMLLLEQGTINPVLDAIIRANVRTPDETVGDLFAQVAGNDVGARRLVELLDEFGLDGIDEVAAQIIDRSESALREAIRAVPDGVYEAESTADGYGDEPVTLRLAVTIDGDAIALDYAGSSPQSPYGINVVYNYTRAYSSFAIKAAFAPEVPHNAGSFRPVTVSAPEGSVLNCREPAPVAARHLVGHFLPSLIFAALQPAMPDTLLAYSSDGVWLTVAGGVFPKTGVPFTYTMFQAGGMGARAVKDGLSSTGFPGGLRVIPTEVTESLTPLVQRRRELATDSGGPGRWRGGLGQDSEFECLSDQPWSAVANGDRIVSPARGTAGGGSGRPGQIMTDGGERLPSKQRSVLQPTDRLRFALPGGGGYGPPHERDEQAVLDDVVNGYCSIEQARTAYGVVIEYVGDPDARVRPPSSYRIDSEATARLRR; this is encoded by the coding sequence ATGGCTGAGCGCTCACCGCAGGACACCGTCGTGGTCGGGATCGTCGGGAGTCGGCTGCGCTCAATCCTGAACGAGCAGCAGGCCGCGCTCATCAACACCGCCTTCTCCCCCGTGGTTCGGGAGTCGTTCGATCTCGCGTGCGCGGTCTTCGACTCGCGCGGTGAGATGATCGGGCAGTCCGATGGTGGAACTCCCGGTCACATCAACGCGATGGCCACTGGGATGCACCACATTGTGGCGAAGTACGACGGTCACCAGTTGCGCCCCGGCGATGTCGTCATCACGAATGACCCGTGGATGACCTCCGGGCAGATCAACGACATCACCATCGCCACGCCGGTCTTCCAGCGCGAGCAGATGATCGGCTGGTTTGCCTCGTGCTGCCACTCCCCCGACATCGGCGGCCGCGTGCTGTCGGCGCAAGCCACCGAGGTGTTCGAGGAGGGCCTGCGGCTGCCGATCATGCTGCTGCTGGAACAGGGCACGATCAACCCGGTGTTGGACGCAATCATCCGGGCCAACGTCCGCACTCCCGACGAGACAGTCGGCGACCTGTTTGCCCAGGTCGCCGGCAACGACGTCGGCGCCCGTCGTCTAGTCGAGCTGCTCGACGAGTTCGGGCTCGACGGCATCGACGAGGTCGCCGCACAGATCATCGACCGGTCCGAATCGGCCCTGCGAGAGGCGATCCGCGCCGTACCGGACGGCGTCTACGAAGCCGAGTCGACGGCCGACGGGTACGGCGACGAGCCGGTCACCCTGCGCTTGGCGGTAACGATCGACGGTGATGCGATCGCCCTTGACTACGCCGGGTCGTCGCCGCAAAGCCCGTATGGCATCAACGTGGTCTACAACTACACGCGGGCCTACTCCTCGTTCGCGATCAAGGCCGCGTTTGCCCCCGAGGTCCCGCACAACGCGGGTTCGTTCCGACCGGTCACGGTGAGTGCACCTGAGGGCTCCGTCCTCAACTGCCGCGAGCCCGCACCGGTTGCAGCACGCCATCTCGTGGGCCATTTCTTGCCCAGCCTCATCTTCGCTGCGCTCCAGCCGGCGATGCCGGACACGCTGCTCGCCTACAGCAGCGACGGCGTATGGCTCACCGTCGCGGGCGGCGTCTTCCCGAAGACCGGCGTGCCATTTACCTACACGATGTTTCAGGCGGGAGGGATGGGTGCACGGGCGGTTAAGGACGGGCTGTCGAGCACCGGCTTCCCCGGCGGGCTGCGGGTTATCCCGACCGAGGTGACCGAGAGCCTGACGCCGCTTGTCCAACGGCGGCGCGAGCTGGCAACCGACTCCGGCGGGCCGGGCCGGTGGCGCGGTGGGCTCGGCCAGGACAGCGAGTTCGAGTGCCTGAGCGACCAGCCCTGGTCGGCCGTCGCCAACGGCGACCGGATCGTCTCGCCTGCGCGCGGGACGGCCGGGGGTGGGTCCGGACGACCCGGTCAGATCATGACGGACGGCGGAGAACGCCTGCCATCCAAGCAAAGATCGGTCTTGCAACCGACCGATCGGCTCCGGTTCGCGCTGCCTGGCGGTGGTGGCTACGGCCCACCGCACGAGCGCGACGAACAAGCCGTACTCGATGACGTGGTCAATGGCTACTGCTCGATCGAGCAGGCGCGCACCGCCTACGGCGTAGTGATCGAGTACGTCGGTGACCCGGACGCGCGGGTGCGCCCACCGTCGTCGTACCGCATCGATTCCGAGGCCACCGCGCGACTGCGCCGCTAA
- a CDS encoding 5-oxoprolinase subunit C family protein — protein sequence MLIERVGYEALIQDEGRFGFAHLGVPRAGAADLDSYRLGARLVGNMPGAAAIEYLLGDVAVRAEVPITIAVTGAAGEIQIGGRAVARNVAHYVPAGTLLEIKPAAYGMRGYLSVRGGIDVPLVLGSRSHDSLAGLGPAALRAGDRVPIGSATAGCPAHADVVVDSISGDGVTDVDFAPGPREDCFTDVAIELLRTSTWQVSTEVNRVGARLTGPRLEHAGDVQIPSEAMHLGSIQVPASGQPIVFLANYPSTGGYPVIGVVTAASIPRLTQARPGSEVRFRRLP from the coding sequence ATGCTCATTGAACGGGTGGGCTACGAAGCGCTGATCCAGGACGAGGGCCGTTTCGGGTTCGCGCATCTCGGCGTCCCGAGAGCCGGTGCTGCTGACCTCGACTCCTATCGTCTTGGCGCGCGACTCGTCGGCAACATGCCTGGCGCGGCGGCGATCGAGTACCTGCTCGGCGACGTCGCCGTACGCGCGGAGGTACCGATAACCATCGCGGTCACCGGCGCCGCCGGCGAGATCCAAATCGGTGGGCGTGCGGTAGCGCGCAACGTGGCACATTACGTTCCCGCGGGAACGCTCTTGGAGATTAAGCCTGCGGCGTATGGGATGCGGGGTTATCTCAGCGTGCGTGGCGGCATCGACGTACCGCTCGTGCTCGGCAGCAGGTCGCACGACTCGCTCGCCGGGCTCGGGCCAGCAGCGCTTCGAGCCGGAGACCGCGTGCCGATCGGATCCGCCACGGCAGGATGCCCGGCGCACGCTGACGTAGTCGTCGACAGCATCAGTGGCGATGGAGTCACCGACGTCGACTTTGCGCCCGGACCTCGCGAGGACTGCTTCACGGACGTGGCGATCGAGTTGCTACGGACGTCTACCTGGCAGGTAAGCACCGAGGTTAACCGGGTTGGTGCCCGGTTGACGGGGCCGAGGCTTGAGCACGCTGGTGACGTCCAGATCCCCAGTGAGGCAATGCATCTCGGTTCGATCCAGGTGCCGGCGTCGGGCCAGCCGATCGTGTTTCTGGCCAACTACCCATCGACCGGCGGCTACCCGGTCATCGGGGTCGTCACCGCAGCGAGCATTCCGAGGCTCACGCAAGCCCGTCCCGGCAGCGAGGTCCGGTTCCGGCGGCTCCCTTAG
- the pxpA gene encoding 5-oxoprolinase subunit PxpA — protein MARISLNSDLGEGYGAYRMGEDDALLALVTDANIACGFHGGDPDIMDATCRTAAANGVGIGAHPGFRDLIGFGRRFVEVSRTTLANELLYQLGALTPFARRAGSSVNYVKVHGALYHAAVQDNEYADAVLDAILAYDPQLPFLCQPGTSFAQRADDRGVRRVREGYIDRGYQRDGLLVPRSAPGAVITDVNAAADRAVRLATEGTVETADGDTIDMPVDSLCIHSDSPGAPEMARGPRRACRGRGRADVDLNHGGNLAMTPPSTRRVGEDALLVELASILDVHALALQVRDHPLASELVEVVPAQRTVMVMGPMAVVQRVVADVTAAYAPPESDERPNSRTIELSVRYDGEDLDELARRLHLTTDEIIAAHTDASYSVDFFGFAPGLAYFSGVPSVLRVPRRPSPRTQVPAGSVAIANDYTVIYPAPTPGGWSLIGTLTGEALWQTDREPPNRVDVGDTVVFRAV, from the coding sequence ATGGCGAGGATCTCGCTGAACTCAGACCTGGGCGAGGGGTACGGCGCCTATCGCATGGGCGAGGACGACGCGCTGTTAGCCCTGGTCACCGATGCAAACATCGCCTGCGGATTTCACGGGGGAGATCCGGACATCATGGACGCCACGTGCCGCACGGCGGCCGCCAACGGCGTCGGAATCGGCGCTCATCCGGGCTTTCGAGACCTGATCGGATTCGGGCGCCGGTTTGTGGAGGTCTCGCGCACGACGCTCGCCAACGAGCTGCTCTACCAGCTTGGGGCGCTGACACCGTTCGCGCGACGCGCGGGCTCATCGGTGAACTACGTGAAGGTGCACGGCGCGCTCTATCACGCCGCGGTGCAAGACAACGAGTACGCCGACGCGGTCCTCGACGCGATCTTGGCTTACGACCCGCAGCTGCCGTTTCTCTGTCAGCCAGGCACGTCGTTTGCGCAGCGTGCCGACGATCGCGGGGTACGCCGGGTCCGCGAGGGCTACATCGACCGCGGATACCAGCGCGACGGGCTGCTCGTCCCGCGCTCGGCCCCCGGCGCCGTCATCACCGACGTCAATGCCGCCGCCGATCGCGCCGTACGGCTGGCGACCGAGGGCACCGTCGAGACCGCCGACGGCGACACGATCGACATGCCCGTCGACTCGCTGTGCATCCACTCGGACTCGCCAGGCGCTCCGGAGATGGCGCGCGGTCCGCGACGCGCTTGCCGAGGCCGGGGTCGAGCTGACGTCGATCTCAACCATGGCGGCAATCTCGCAATGACGCCGCCGTCGACCCGACGCGTGGGCGAAGACGCGCTGCTGGTTGAGCTTGCCTCGATCCTCGACGTGCACGCGCTTGCCCTCCAGGTGCGTGACCATCCACTGGCCAGTGAGCTTGTCGAGGTTGTGCCCGCTCAGCGAACCGTCATGGTCATGGGCCCTATGGCAGTCGTGCAGCGGGTCGTCGCCGACGTCACAGCCGCCTACGCCCCGCCCGAGTCTGACGAGAGGCCGAACTCGCGAACCATTGAGCTGAGCGTGCGCTACGACGGCGAGGACCTCGACGAGCTTGCGCGGCGTCTTCACCTCACCACCGACGAGATCATTGCCGCGCACACCGACGCGTCGTACTCCGTCGACTTCTTCGGGTTCGCTCCCGGGCTCGCCTACTTCTCAGGCGTGCCAAGCGTTCTGCGCGTGCCGCGACGGCCGAGCCCGCGAACCCAGGTTCCCGCAGGTTCCGTCGCGATCGCGAACGACTACACCGTCATCTACCCGGCTCCCACTCCGGGCGGCTGGAGCTTGATCGGCACCCTCACCGGCGAAGCGCTGTGGCAGACCGATCGTGAGCCGCCCAACCGCGTCGACGTAGGTGACACCGTCGTCTTCCGGGCCGTGTGA
- a CDS encoding flavin-containing monooxygenase, giving the protein MTALQSTLIDQAREWADSFSRAISSGDEAQLSELFADPAYWRDVVALTWAPHTFSGRDQVVDGLRAAPLADTLRLELDEATPVRQVVRAGVECVEAVFTMCTAVGTGRAVARLIADGDRLRAWTLGTVLENLTGHEERVGPHRPSGAEWSRSFSGPNWRDQRRALLADDAAEPTVLVVGGGQAGLSAAARLRTFGIDALIIDTHAAIGDNWRTRYHSLTLHNETWVNHLPYLPFPDNWPTYIPKDKLADWLAAYVEAMELRVWTDTALISAEYDDASSSWTATVRKGGSGRTLRPRHIVMATGTSGPEYIPDIPGLASFAGETVHSGRFTDAEQYAGRPAVVIGTGTSGHDVAQELHAAGAHVTMVQRGRTLVSNVGPDYAGKIYSLYGEGLPTETCDLITAATPYPVMRRAQRLVTREVATRERPLHDALEAAGFRTTLGEDDTGWQILYQSRGGGYYLNVGCSELIAAGEITIAEWEDVERVTERGLQLGDGSAIDADLIVMATGYLGQDVLLRRLFGDEVASRVGPVWGFSEEGELRNLWSPTGQPGLWFIAGSLAQCRIFSRTLALQIQARELGLVPPEYAGPRPGGQVRAEDL; this is encoded by the coding sequence GTGACCGCACTACAGTCGACGCTCATCGACCAGGCCCGCGAGTGGGCCGACTCCTTCTCGCGTGCCATCTCATCCGGCGACGAAGCGCAGCTCAGTGAGCTGTTTGCCGATCCGGCGTACTGGCGGGATGTCGTCGCGCTGACCTGGGCACCGCACACGTTCAGCGGTCGCGATCAGGTGGTCGACGGGCTGCGTGCCGCTCCGCTTGCCGACACGCTCCGTCTTGAGCTCGACGAAGCCACTCCCGTGCGACAGGTCGTGCGGGCCGGCGTCGAGTGTGTCGAGGCAGTCTTCACCATGTGCACCGCGGTCGGGACCGGCCGCGCGGTCGCCCGGCTCATCGCCGACGGTGACCGACTTCGGGCGTGGACGCTAGGGACGGTGCTGGAAAACCTCACCGGACACGAAGAACGAGTCGGCCCACACCGGCCTAGCGGCGCCGAGTGGTCGCGCTCGTTCAGCGGGCCGAACTGGCGCGACCAACGGCGTGCCCTGCTCGCAGACGATGCCGCCGAACCGACAGTGCTCGTCGTCGGTGGCGGTCAGGCCGGGCTCTCGGCCGCCGCGCGTCTGCGCACGTTTGGCATCGACGCACTAATCATCGACACTCACGCGGCCATCGGTGACAACTGGCGCACGCGCTATCACTCATTGACCCTGCACAACGAGACCTGGGTAAACCACCTGCCCTATCTGCCGTTTCCGGACAACTGGCCGACGTACATTCCCAAGGACAAGCTGGCGGACTGGCTTGCGGCGTACGTCGAAGCGATGGAGCTGCGGGTGTGGACCGACACTGCACTGATCAGCGCCGAGTACGACGACGCCTCGAGCAGCTGGACCGCGACCGTCCGCAAAGGCGGCAGTGGGCGCACGCTCCGTCCGCGGCACATCGTGATGGCAACTGGCACGAGCGGACCGGAGTACATCCCAGATATACCTGGTCTTGCGTCTTTTGCCGGCGAGACCGTCCACTCCGGCAGGTTCACCGACGCCGAGCAGTACGCCGGACGTCCGGCGGTCGTCATCGGCACCGGCACGAGCGGACACGACGTGGCCCAGGAGCTGCATGCCGCGGGCGCTCACGTGACGATGGTGCAGCGCGGACGCACCCTGGTCTCGAACGTCGGACCCGACTACGCGGGCAAGATCTACAGCCTCTACGGCGAAGGGCTGCCGACCGAGACGTGCGATCTCATCACTGCGGCGACGCCGTACCCGGTGATGCGCCGCGCGCAGCGGCTGGTCACCCGTGAGGTCGCCACTCGGGAGAGGCCGCTGCACGATGCCCTGGAGGCGGCCGGTTTTCGCACGACGCTCGGCGAGGACGACACCGGCTGGCAGATTCTCTACCAGTCGCGCGGCGGTGGCTACTACCTCAATGTCGGCTGCTCAGAGCTCATCGCCGCAGGCGAGATCACGATTGCCGAGTGGGAGGACGTCGAGCGCGTGACCGAGCGCGGTCTGCAGCTTGGTGACGGGAGCGCGATCGACGCGGACCTCATCGTGATGGCGACCGGTTATCTCGGTCAGGATGTGCTGCTGCGTCGACTGTTTGGTGACGAGGTGGCAAGCCGGGTCGGCCCGGTGTGGGGCTTTTCCGAGGAGGGCGAGCTTCGCAACCTGTGGTCTCCCACTGGCCAGCCCGGCCTGTGGTTCATTGCCGGGAGCCTCGCGCAGTGCCGGATCTTCTCGCGCACTCTCGCACTACAGATCCAGGCCCGCGAACTCGGTCTGGTACCGCCGGAGTACGCCGGTCCGCGGCCGGGCGGACAGGTGCGCGCGGAGGATCTCTAG
- a CDS encoding HEAT repeat domain-containing protein: protein MLRHYDSIGLVSPSGRTSGGYRQYSAEDVRRLFQVEALRSLGLSLEQVATALDDLSYDPGEVVDRLVERTRERRDREEELLSRLSEVRASEPTAWADVLRTIALLRSLRAADPGVRQRAALTTAPEDGHATEALVQAALSEPELNVAGALFWALARLGDDVVPALADALDSPEPERRHRALDALAKIDTEHARSVVAAAAQHPDPIVRVRATVARGVRGDATAAPGLIALIAEGRDDVAASAVLGKLAVRLDRADEIVDGIREALAGSDGASRHRLTEALAEIPGDAATTLLAELTGDPARQVALTASFILSQRR, encoded by the coding sequence ATGTTGCGGCACTACGACTCCATCGGTCTGGTCTCGCCGAGCGGACGCACCTCCGGCGGATACCGGCAGTACTCAGCCGAAGATGTACGTCGCCTGTTCCAGGTCGAGGCGCTTCGTTCTCTCGGGCTCAGCCTGGAGCAGGTCGCCACTGCACTCGATGACCTTTCCTATGACCCCGGTGAGGTCGTCGATCGGTTAGTCGAGCGCACCCGTGAGCGCCGGGACCGAGAGGAAGAGCTGCTGTCTCGCCTGTCCGAAGTCCGAGCGAGCGAGCCGACGGCGTGGGCGGATGTATTGCGCACTATCGCGTTGCTCCGCAGCCTGCGCGCCGCCGATCCCGGCGTCCGGCAGCGGGCTGCGCTGACGACGGCACCCGAGGACGGACACGCGACCGAGGCACTCGTGCAGGCCGCGCTGTCGGAACCCGAACTCAATGTGGCCGGAGCTCTTTTCTGGGCCTTGGCGCGCCTCGGAGACGACGTCGTTCCCGCTCTTGCGGACGCTCTCGACTCGCCTGAGCCTGAACGACGGCACAGGGCGCTGGACGCGCTCGCGAAGATCGACACCGAACACGCCCGTAGCGTCGTGGCCGCCGCCGCCCAGCACCCCGACCCGATAGTGCGGGTCCGGGCGACCGTTGCCCGCGGCGTTCGCGGCGATGCCACCGCCGCACCCGGGCTGATCGCGCTGATCGCAGAAGGTCGTGATGATGTCGCAGCCTCAGCGGTATTGGGCAAGCTTGCTGTCCGGCTCGATCGCGCCGACGAGATCGTCGACGGCATCCGCGAGGCGCTCGCCGGTAGCGATGGTGCGAGCAGGCATCGCCTTACCGAGGCGCTGGCCGAGATTCCCGGCGACGCCGCCACCACGCTGCTGGCCGAACTCACCGGCGACCCGGCACGCCAGGTCGCGCTCACCGCGTCGTTCATCCTTAGCCAGCGACGCTAG
- a CDS encoding HEAT repeat domain-containing protein, with the protein MTQNEAQVAKLRKALSTSNSSARLRAALTAGTYPDPEYVDVLIEQSATEPDFFVRDMLTWALTRHDGNVTVDQLLRELGSAVPQARSQSLHTLSKIGDRRAWPAITADLLRDSDDEVARAAWRAAVALVPDGDRTGLAEALASQFGRGDGEVQLSLSRAFAALGPAATGVLERATSDRDPAVQTHAIATQRLIDDPDLGFAAAVDAARREIALIDAPVAAE; encoded by the coding sequence ATGACCCAGAACGAAGCGCAAGTCGCGAAGCTGCGCAAGGCGTTGAGTACGTCGAACTCGTCGGCACGGCTGCGTGCCGCGCTCACGGCCGGAACCTACCCAGATCCCGAGTATGTCGACGTACTGATCGAGCAATCGGCGACCGAACCCGACTTCTTCGTCCGGGACATGCTCACCTGGGCGCTGACGCGGCACGATGGCAATGTGACCGTCGACCAGCTGCTGCGCGAGCTGGGCTCGGCGGTTCCGCAGGCACGCAGTCAGTCGTTACACACGCTGTCGAAGATCGGCGACCGGCGCGCCTGGCCGGCTATCACCGCAGATCTGTTGCGCGACAGTGACGATGAGGTCGCCCGTGCCGCGTGGCGAGCCGCCGTCGCACTCGTTCCTGACGGCGACCGCACCGGTCTCGCCGAGGCGCTCGCGAGCCAGTTTGGCCGCGGTGATGGCGAGGTGCAGCTCAGCCTGAGCCGAGCGTTCGCCGCTCTCGGTCCGGCGGCGACCGGCGTACTGGAGCGGGCGACGAGCGATCGCGATCCGGCCGTCCAGACGCATGCGATCGCCACCCAGCGGCTTATCGACGATCCGGACCTGGGGTTCGCGGCGGCTGTTGACGCAGCTCGCCGCGAGATCGCGTTGATCGACGCACCGGTCGCAGCGGAGTAG
- a CDS encoding MFS transporter, which produces MSMLRNLNKVERRTLTAAFLGWAIDALDYMVFTFVLTTVMVVMGISQGQAGLLATVTLLFSAIGGWLAGILADRFGRVRVLQITILAFSICTVLIGFTQSYPQIFVLRALQGLGFGGEWAVGSVLIGEMVRARMRGRAVGIVQSGWAIGWGAAAVLYTLSFTIFEPELAWRVMFWFGAIPAVLVFFIRRYVPEPEVFTASVQRTGRKGSDFLKIFAPGILHTTVLASLMCIGIQGGYYAITTWLPAFLTKSRGLTVIGTGGYLAVIIAGSFVGYLIGSWLTDRLGRKANVLIFAVLAGIIVVPYTQLDLSNSVMLVLGFPLGFAASGVFSSLGSFLTELFPTRIRGSAQGFCYNFGRGIGALFPAFVGFLGDRMGLATAIPIFAGGAYLVAVLAALALPETRGRELAP; this is translated from the coding sequence CTGTCGATGCTGCGCAACCTCAACAAAGTGGAGCGCCGTACCCTCACTGCCGCCTTCCTCGGCTGGGCAATCGACGCGCTCGACTACATGGTGTTTACGTTTGTGCTCACCACCGTGATGGTGGTGATGGGGATCAGCCAGGGGCAGGCGGGCCTGCTGGCGACCGTCACGCTGCTGTTCTCGGCAATCGGTGGCTGGCTCGCGGGCATCCTCGCTGACCGCTTTGGCCGCGTGCGCGTCTTGCAGATCACGATCCTGGCGTTCTCGATCTGCACGGTGCTCATCGGCTTCACCCAGAGCTATCCGCAGATCTTCGTGCTGCGCGCACTGCAGGGTCTGGGCTTTGGCGGCGAGTGGGCAGTCGGCTCGGTGCTGATCGGCGAAATGGTGCGTGCGCGGATGCGCGGGCGCGCTGTCGGCATCGTGCAGAGCGGTTGGGCGATCGGCTGGGGCGCCGCGGCCGTCCTCTACACCCTGAGCTTCACGATCTTCGAGCCCGAGCTTGCGTGGCGAGTCATGTTCTGGTTTGGCGCGATCCCGGCCGTGCTGGTGTTTTTCATCCGGCGCTACGTGCCCGAACCCGAGGTATTTACCGCGAGCGTGCAGCGCACGGGGCGCAAGGGCAGCGACTTCCTGAAGATCTTCGCGCCTGGCATCCTGCACACAACCGTGCTCGCCAGTCTGATGTGCATCGGAATCCAGGGTGGGTACTACGCCATTACGACGTGGTTGCCAGCTTTCCTGACCAAGTCGCGAGGCCTGACCGTAATCGGGACTGGCGGCTACCTCGCGGTCATCATCGCCGGCTCGTTCGTCGGCTACCTGATCGGCTCGTGGCTCACAGATCGCCTGGGACGTAAGGCGAACGTGCTCATCTTCGCCGTACTCGCCGGCATCATCGTCGTGCCCTATACGCAGCTCGACCTCAGTAACAGCGTGATGCTCGTGCTGGGCTTCCCGCTTGGCTTCGCAGCTTCCGGGGTGTTCAGCAGTCTCGGCTCGTTCTTGACCGAGCTCTTTCCCACTCGCATCCGCGGCTCGGCACAAGGTTTCTGCTACAACTTCGGACGAGGCATCGGCGCATTGTTTCCCGCGTTCGTCGGGTTCCTCGGCGACCGCATGGGCCTGGCTACGGCGATCCCGATCTTTGCCGGTGGCGCCTATCTCGTCGCCGTGCTGGCCGCATTAGCCCTACCCGAGACCCGCGGACGTGAGCTCGCTCCCTGA